The nucleotide window GTATAAAGCTAAACCatcatgatgacatcatcatgatGCAGTGGAACGTAATGATATGTTTGAAGAtagaaacacaataataatgcgGTATATCATAAACTTTGTAGCGGCATTAGAGATTTATAGGAAGGCAGAATTGCAGTACTTGTGGCTTTCGTTACATTGTACCAAAACGTTTTGGAAAAACAACCATAATAAAATGGAAGGTTGGTTTTTCGAGAAATATTTCTTATGTATCCTGTTCTGCTGAAATAGAgcaaataaatcatttattgGTGTATACCATGGGAAAAAACttacaaataatatattgtCTACACCTTTTTGCAGTCGTCCTCTGATCATGCTTATTTGTGCACAAATACAGCAGCTGCTTTACATGCAGGTACACGTGTAAGTAAACGAGCACGCGTCACACATGGTGAGGCCCGAGGCGCAGGACGGAGAAAGCTCTGCGGTGCTTTCGCAGCAGCAAGCGGATCTTGTCGTCGTCAGAGTCCGGGTCCAGGGGCTTGTTGTACTCCTCGTCCTCCACCTCGTTGTCCGAGGCTTCCCCGGCCTGCCCCGCGTGGGCCTGCGTGGAGCTCGGCTCCGACGCGCTCTTCTTCCGCCACTTGGTGCGACGGTTTTGGAACCAAACCTACAGGGAAAAAGGGGATGGTTGCGCAACAATGGCTCGCTCAAGTCTGTGCCATATGCTTTGTCAGTAATTGCCCATAATTACTCAATCGCATACACACCCAGCCCATCTAGCTTATTTGAGTGTTTACGGGAATCAGGCTAAGAAAATAAAAGATTTACAAACCACTTATACAGCTCAAAACAATTTATGATAACCAACACAATCATGAACCCTTTACATATGCCTTGACTCACCTTGACTTGAGATTCCGTCATGCCCAGTGAATAAGCCAGTCTGGCCCGCTCGGGCCCGGCCAAGTACTTGGTCTGCTCAAAAGTCTTCTCCAGAGCGAAGATCTGATGTCCACTGAAGGTCGGCCTGGTGTGCTTCTTCCGACCTGACATCTCCACCAGGGGACCGCCTGAAAATGAGAATTATTTGTGTGTTCGTTGAAGGCAGATTCCTTGACCataaatttcatttatttatttatttatttatttatttatttatttatttatttatttatttttaaatgcttatgtTCAATAAGACATTTACTAAACATCTCCATACTGCCAATAACAACACTGGTCAATATTTATTCTGCAAAGTTTTATAATGATACAAGAAAACGTATTAGATACATTTTTGCACTGATTCCGAATCTGccctgactttttttctgtaatacactaggttttcataataataatattagtaTGTAATATAGTAATATATTTATGAATTAAAGGCTAGGTTCAGcaacaggtggatttttttctgaaacatcAGAGCTATAAATGACAGTGCATGGTAAATCTGTGTTGCACAAACCTTTATAAGTCAAACTTCAACACACAAATGaagaaaatatcacaaaaaaactgatttaaaatTTGCTATTGACCAGTATAGTTATTttagtatattttttatttttcctcattgggGTCACAAGGTCAGCTAGGACTGAGGTTTTGGGCAAAACACtcttttgaccaatcacagggcacagaaacaaacacagtgtttattatccatccatccattttcttgaccgcttattcctcacaaggctcacggggggtgctggagcctatctcagctggctctgggcagtaggcaggggacaccctggacttatATGATATTATATGATATTATATGATATTATATGATATTATATGATATTATATGATATTATatgatattatattatattatattatattatattatattatattatattatattatattatctgcgattggctggcaaccagcccagggtgtcccccgcctacttcccaaagccagctgagataggctccatcaccccccgcaaccctagtgtggaataagcagtcaagaaaatggatggatgggtggatatcatatcatatcatatcatatcatatcatatcatatcatatcatatcatatcatatcatattatattatattatattatattatattatattatattatattatattatattatattatattatattatattatattatattatattatatgtaaCAAAGAATTGTGACATTAAAcacacatttacattcattgtgtCATGCCCAATAAAGCTAATGGTCAATACAATAGATACAATATACAATAGTATAATAATAGTTGAAAGAGTCACAAAGCCATTGTGACATCTTAACGAGTTGGACCAGCTGCCCAGTAAATactgaaatataaaatattaaatatctgAAATCAAGTGCAAGATGTCTAAATACACTAGTTAAGacattgttgacatttttaggGGGTCAAATTTTGCTTGAATGAAGTAATATATTCCAATGtataacttttgttttgtttttgaaagtcCGTTTTTGCAGCGTGCTCCTGAACGTGACGCAGGGACTCACTGTTGGCGCACTGCTGCTTTCCTCCTCTCCAGTCGCAGCCGCTCTCGGCCCAGCAGCTCAAGCCGCGACCTTTCATGGGACACTCGGCGCCGCTCTTGGCCAAACCGTTCAAGGTGGAGCCGTAGTCTCGGTTGTAATACACGGATGCGCCGGAGACGGGTGGACCGAAACCCCCCACGGTGGAGTAGCTGGAGAGGAGAGTGTTGGTGGTGCCCGTGGCGCCCATCCCCACCATGGAGCGACTCAGAATGTCACTGATGCCATGCGCGGTCCCCGGTGGCAGTTGGCTGCTGAGGCCCGCGTTGAGCTTGTAGAAAGAGTTTGGTACCGAGTACTGGCAAACTGGTGTCTTGAGCTCGTTGGTAAACTGGTTGAGGCTGTTGTTGAACAGGAAAGAACTTTGGATGTTTGGATCCATGGGAAAGCTTGTATCAGTAACCTCCAGTAAGATCCAGTCAGGACCAACTTGCTGTCTTGTGAGGTCCAAATGCTGACAGATGACTGTTGCCTCTCTCACCTCTCGGCAGCCATATTGAGCCAGGCCATATGCCCACACGGTTTGAGAGACGGCCTCCAACTGATGCGGCTCTCCTTACATATCATACATAAGCAGCGTCTGGACAAGCACATTGATAAAGACAAGTCACATTCGAATGCGGCCCCGGATTGGTCATAGCCACCGGGCCTCGCCATTGGTTGGTTGGCGAGGGGAGAGAGGGCCTGTAATTGGATGGCTGCAGATTAATGATGTTTTGAACAGGTGGAGTGGGAACACGTTGATTTTTCTTGATGGCCTGATGTGCTTGACCAAAGGGTGATGGGGGAGTAACATGTGAGTCTCGTTTTGCCTCTctggaaatatatttttagatttggTTGTATGTTATGAATGTGTGTGAGTTTAGTGTTgtctaaataaaaattatttagcTCTGGTGGAAGTCTTTACTCTGTTTTTGCTTACCTTTAATCCAGACGGATGTGGAAAACACACCTGATCTAAGTTCATTGCTATAGCATAAAACATTATCAATATGTATATCTACAGAATGTGTCAGTGTAAAACACGATTTAATAAAACTCAATATTGACAAAGTGAAAATGATGCCTTCAGCTGTTTGGTTTGGTGAGTGACTTTAAGCGCTAACGTAACATAATTTCAACAAGCAACTTCTATTAAGCCTTTACCTAATACTGAATGAATACTTTATTGAAGAAACTCTGGTGCCCAAagtgttacattttaaaaatggattcaGTTTGAGCATTAATGTACATAATACACAATGAGACGTGTCATTTAGAAAACACAGTTTTTGCTATACGTTGTggaaaacatgcatgtttggtGTACGCAAGGTTTTTAAAACCTCACTTTTATTTCTCCTTGTGTTAGTGGTTCTCTTTTATGTAACTTAACTCCCTTACAATTATGTTACAACACTACATGTTAATATGTTGCTATTATTCCTGGTGTTTCTTTGTAGcctaaatcaaataaataatttggtgTATTGGGCAACTGCAAAACAAGGTTCATGCATACTAGAATAAATATGGCATACTAAACACCATCGAGATGAATGGAGATCAATTTTAATTGGTCGatggatgggggaaaaaaacaatctcaaatacaaaatattactCTGGTAGAAAGTCAGCCTTCATATaacagtaaaagaaaaaaacgcgaAATCTAGGTGCTTTCCAGAAATAGTCATGTGACTGTAATCGCAGGGTAAGAAAGTGAATCAAGTTTGTAATTTTCCCATTGCAACGATGTTAGTTCCATTCATGGGCTTTTCCTGTCACATGTTctcagttgccagccaatcagaatGAAGAGAATGACTCACTCCTACGAAGGGATGACTGGTCTGGAGCCACGCTTTCGTTTTCTAAATGACGTCACTCTCCAGCACGGGACAGACAGGAGCGCTCTGGGCCATGTGTTTTAGTCAATACATTTCCCATTACTCATTTAAAGAAGTCTTATACTATGCTGGCATACAGAGAACTGTAGCCTATGACCTAAAATATGACATGGATCTGTTTGCTAATATATAGCTACATAGCCTACATGTATGTAAACAAGTATAAACAAAGTAAACATACACACGGGCACACGCTGGTATCTTGTGATAAAGGGGGAGGAGAAGGTAAATTTCCAAAAGTTTACTTCTCTAGGCCCCTCCCCTTTCGTCTGCGTTCTCATTtaagttatgtttgttttgcaaGTCACATGAACTCATTTTAGAAATGCACTTTGCATGCCATCACTTTATTTTCATTCTCCAAACGTCTTCATCCAGACGACAACTACATGATGGCAAGGAGGAGGAATGGTGAGTTCTCAATTTACACATCACTTTTAAAGTAAATACATTATTCTATTTACATATCAGCAATATGTACAGGtaaagtttatttttgtttgattttgtattttttgtgggGGATTTTGGttacaaaatatatatgtaagATATAAGATGTTTTTCTTCCtctcacaatgttttttttttt belongs to Festucalex cinctus isolate MCC-2025b chromosome 5, RoL_Fcin_1.0, whole genome shotgun sequence and includes:
- the nkx6.3 gene encoding homeobox protein Nkx-6.3, with the protein product MDPNIQSSFLFNNSLNQFTNELKTPVCQYSVPNSFYKLNAGLSSQLPPGTAHGISDILSRSMVGMGATGTTNTLLSSYSTVGGFGPPVSGASVYYNRDYGSTLNGLAKSGAECPMKGRGLSCWAESGCDWRGGKQQCANSGPLVEMSGRKKHTRPTFSGHQIFALEKTFEQTKYLAGPERARLAYSLGMTESQVKVWFQNRRTKWRKKSASEPSSTQAHAGQAGEASDNEVEDEEYNKPLDPDSDDDKIRLLLRKHRRAFSVLRLGPHHV